The Salvelinus namaycush isolate Seneca chromosome 1, SaNama_1.0, whole genome shotgun sequence genome has a window encoding:
- the LOC120050295 gene encoding protein atonal homolog 1-like, with amino-acid sequence MDVISVEEWSKDAKESSKVQQSRMDRGEQSEYPSSLALMDSSDPRAWLAPVQPAGTCAAHAEYLLHSPSSSMSPASGHSPNFRNSSKSPLKVRELCRLKGSVSTEDGRQRAPSKPGNGVQKQRRQAANARERRRMHGLNHAFDELRSVIPAFDDDKKLSKYDTLQMAQIYINALADLLQGPGVDSPKCDLLSAKESPRGSSSSTCRRGSGTGLPVQFNGIPFPFEDGSFSALMEQEIRSPSGTPTSDLESRKDSPRSNRSDGEFSPHSHFSDSDEMQMELQSDGELSDLKLPSHHSF; translated from the coding sequence atggatGTTATCAGTGTTGAGGAATGGAGTAAAGACGCGAAGGAGAGTAGCAAGGTGCAGCAGTCGAGAATGGATAGGGGGGAGCAGAGCGAGTACCCATCAAGTCTGGCACTCATGGACAGCAGTGACCCACGCGCCTGGCTGGCTCCTGTGCAGCCTGCTGGCACCTGCGCGGCACACGCCGAATACCTGCTGCACTCGCCCAGCTCCAGCATGTCCCCCGCATCCGGACACAGCCCAAACTTTAGAAATAGTTCCAAGAGTCCGCTCAAAGTGCGGGAATTGTGTCGGCTCAAGGGTTCGGTGAGCACCGAGGATGGCAGACAGAGAGCCCCATCCAAACCTGGCAACGGAGTCCAGAAACAGAGGCGCCAGGCTGCCAATGCGCGGGAGAGAAGACGGATGCATGGATTGAACCATGCCTTTGACGAGCTGCGCAGTGTCATCCCTGCTTTCGACGACGACAAGAAGCTTTCCAAATACGATACCCTGCAGATGGCCCAAATCTACATCAACGCGCTGGCGGATCTGCTGCAGGGTCCCGGTGTTGACTCGCCAAAGTGTGACCTGTTGTCCGCCAAGGAGAGTCCCCGGGGATCCTCCTCATCCACCTGCCGAAGGGGCTCAGGCACGGGGCTACCGGTCCAGTTTAACGGAATCCCATTCCCCTTCGAAGACGGCTCGTTCTCTGCTTTGATGGAGCAGGAGATACGCTCTCCCTCAGGGACACCTACTTCCGACTTGGAGAGCAGAAAAGACTCCCCCCGGTCCAACCGCAGCGACGGAGAATTCTCCCCGCACTCTCATTTCAGCGACTCAGATGAGATGCAGATGGAGCTCCAGAGCGACGGCGAACTATCCGACCTCAAACTTCCCAGCCATCACTCATTTTGA